The proteins below are encoded in one region of Nitrosomonas ureae:
- a CDS encoding anhydro-N-acetylmuramic acid kinase has protein sequence MMSGTSLDGVDVVLADLRATTPLLLGTCYCPYNDDLREALLLLHQPGYDELHRAAMLSNQLSRLYAKATADLLEKTGVLAAQIVAIGCHGQTIRHCPEPEKRYTIQLVNAALLAELTGITVVADLRSRDIAAGGQGAPLVPAFHEAVFKSSSRHRVIVNIGGIANITNLDPYHAITGFDCGPGNSLMDAWCLQHTGRNYDQNGQWAATGRVIPDLLDALLSAPFFAQIPPKSTGRDLFNLRWLEDKLQFSEESPEDVQATLLQLTVMSIAQAIDMHCLGAEEVYVCGGGGHNSLLINRLAEIMSGKKVALTDQLGITIDWVEAFAFAWLAQQAILRKPGNLTAVTGAKGSRILGAIYPA, from the coding sequence ATGATGTCGGGCACCAGTCTGGATGGTGTGGATGTCGTGCTGGCGGATTTGCGGGCGACTACCCCATTATTATTGGGGACTTGCTATTGCCCCTATAACGATGATCTGCGTGAAGCATTGCTGCTGTTGCATCAGCCTGGTTACGATGAGCTTCATCGGGCGGCAATGCTCAGCAACCAATTGTCTCGTTTATACGCGAAGGCAACTGCAGATTTGCTGGAAAAAACGGGTGTTTTAGCAGCACAAATTGTTGCCATCGGGTGCCATGGGCAAACGATCAGGCATTGCCCCGAACCGGAAAAGCGCTATACGATTCAGCTTGTCAATGCGGCTTTGTTAGCTGAATTAACCGGAATCACAGTGGTTGCTGATTTAAGAAGCCGTGATATCGCTGCGGGTGGTCAGGGTGCTCCGCTGGTACCTGCGTTTCACGAAGCTGTTTTCAAAAGTTCAAGCCGTCATCGCGTAATCGTTAATATTGGCGGCATAGCTAATATCACGAATCTTGATCCTTATCATGCAATTACGGGGTTTGATTGTGGACCAGGTAATTCATTGATGGATGCGTGGTGTTTGCAGCATACTGGAAGAAATTATGACCAAAACGGGCAGTGGGCGGCAACGGGTCGGGTTATTCCTGATTTATTAGATGCTTTACTATCAGCTCCTTTTTTTGCCCAGATACCTCCCAAAAGCACGGGTCGGGATTTGTTTAATCTCCGCTGGTTGGAAGATAAGCTGCAATTCAGTGAAGAATCACCGGAAGATGTTCAGGCAACGTTGTTACAATTAACCGTCATGTCGATTGCTCAAGCCATCGATATGCACTGTTTGGGTGCGGAAGAAGTTTATGTATGTGGTGGAGGGGGACATAATTCTCTACTGATTAATCGGCTTGCTGAAATAATGTCCGGAAAAAAAGTAGCGCTGACCGATCAACTCGGCATAACGATCGATTGGGTAGAAGCTTTTGCATTTGCGTGGTTGGCACAGCAAGCGATTTTGCGTAAACCAGGCAATCTGACAGCAGTTACCGGTGCAAAAGGAAGCAGAATTCTAGGAGCGATTTATCCCGCCTGA
- the erpA gene encoding iron-sulfur cluster insertion protein ErpA — translation MNTELNIPLTFTENAASKVKQLIEEEGNDHLNLRVFISGGGCSGFQYGFTFDESISEDDTVMERNGVKLLVDPMSFQYLIGAEIDYQENIQGAQFIIKNPGATSTCGCGSSFSV, via the coding sequence ATGAACACTGAATTGAATATCCCGCTCACTTTTACTGAAAATGCAGCCTCGAAAGTCAAACAACTGATCGAGGAAGAAGGCAATGACCATCTTAATCTCAGAGTTTTTATCAGCGGTGGCGGTTGCTCAGGCTTTCAGTACGGCTTCACTTTTGATGAATCAATCAGTGAAGATGATACTGTAATGGAGCGAAATGGCGTCAAACTACTGGTTGATCCTATGAGCTTTCAGTATTTGATCGGCGCCGAGATCGATTATCAAGAAAATATACAGGGCGCTCAGTTCATCATCAAGAACCCTGGCGCTACCAGCACTTGCGGCTGCGGATCATCATTTTCGGTATAA
- a CDS encoding bactofilin family protein has protein sequence MFGRKKKNQLHHHIDTLIGANTTISGDIHFTGGLRIDGHITGNIFATDDEHSTLVLSNEGSIKGKIKATNVVINGTVTGPIDALGYLELQEKAKVYGDVHYGSLEIRLGASVAGKMIHQHTLDIEDTQPSEKMITLAPASDQPHTHAAAEKDTP, from the coding sequence ATGTTCGGTAGAAAAAAGAAAAACCAGCTACATCATCATATCGATACCCTAATTGGCGCAAACACAACGATCTCAGGCGATATTCATTTTACGGGGGGTCTTCGAATCGATGGACATATTACAGGAAACATCTTTGCAACCGATGACGAACACAGTACACTGGTGCTCAGCAATGAAGGCAGTATCAAGGGAAAAATAAAAGCTACTAATGTCGTCATTAATGGTACAGTGACCGGTCCCATTGACGCGCTAGGATATCTGGAACTACAGGAAAAAGCCAAAGTATACGGCGATGTTCATTATGGTTCTTTGGAGATCCGGCTCGGGGCCTCCGTTGCGGGGAAAATGATTCATCAACACACGCTGGATATAGAAGACACGCAACCATCAGAGAAAATGATAACATTAGCTCCAGCAAGCGATCAGCCGCACACTCATGCTGCTGCTGAAAAAGATACACCCTGA
- a CDS encoding DUF6776 family protein, which produces MGRQSISTPEDALEEKLAYLFDPGTCRQTKKQKLCAQIGDLTQQLQISNTANQNLTEEIKSLASENDQLKEKLEFFQHLIASNTKSGISIYQFSLKETQTPGEYRYALTLIQGGERPNDFKGNLRFTVKLTQNDQSKVLPLTKKNQQQDFPVIFKFFHRLEEFFKVPPNSIVENIQVEVFRNGDKKAILSETIQPAL; this is translated from the coding sequence ATGGGAAGACAATCCATCAGCACACCAGAAGATGCTCTTGAAGAAAAATTAGCCTACTTATTTGATCCTGGAACATGCAGACAAACCAAGAAACAAAAATTATGCGCTCAGATTGGTGATTTGACTCAGCAACTACAAATCAGCAACACAGCTAACCAGAATCTTACGGAAGAAATAAAATCCCTTGCTAGTGAAAATGATCAATTAAAAGAAAAACTCGAATTTTTCCAACACCTCATCGCCAGCAATACAAAAAGTGGTATTTCAATTTATCAATTTAGCTTAAAAGAAACGCAAACCCCTGGTGAATACCGCTATGCATTGACATTAATTCAAGGAGGAGAAAGACCGAATGATTTTAAGGGAAACTTAAGGTTTACTGTTAAACTGACGCAGAATGATCAAAGCAAGGTACTACCCCTCACGAAAAAAAATCAGCAACAAGATTTTCCTGTTATCTTTAAGTTCTTCCACAGATTGGAAGAATTTTTTAAAGTACCACCGAATTCCATCGTAGAAAATATTCAGGTAGAAGTTTTTAGAAATGGTGACAAGAAAGCCATACTATCGGAAACTATACAACCGGCATTGTGA
- the argC gene encoding N-acetyl-gamma-glutamyl-phosphate reductase codes for MINVGIVGGTGYTGVELLRLLVLHPRVKIKAITSRSEAGINVADLFTNLRGHIDLKFSDPADAKLNKCDLVFFATPNGIAMQQAESLLQAGVKVIDLAADFRIKNIAEWEKWYGMQHACPTLITEAVYGLPEINRELVKNARLIANPGCYPTAVQLGFLPLIEAGIIDVNHLIADVKSGVSGAGRKAEIHTLLAEASDNFKAYGVPGHRHLPEIKQGLSNIAQKPVNLTFVPHLVPMIRGIHATLYAKLIQQVDLQALYEKRYQNEAFVDVLPAGKHPETRSVRGSNICRIAVHQPQNSDTVVVLSVTDNLVKGAAGQAIQNMNIMFDLPETLGINQVPLLP; via the coding sequence ATGATTAATGTCGGTATTGTTGGTGGAACAGGATACACCGGCGTGGAATTACTACGGTTATTAGTTTTACACCCTAGAGTAAAAATCAAAGCGATCACCTCACGGAGCGAGGCTGGCATAAATGTCGCGGATTTGTTTACCAACTTACGGGGACATATCGACCTTAAATTCAGCGATCCCGCAGATGCAAAACTCAATAAATGCGATTTAGTATTTTTTGCCACACCTAACGGCATAGCCATGCAACAGGCAGAATCCTTATTGCAAGCAGGTGTTAAAGTGATTGACCTGGCGGCAGACTTCCGCATCAAAAATATTGCAGAATGGGAAAAATGGTACGGCATGCAGCACGCTTGTCCCACCCTGATCACTGAAGCAGTATATGGCTTACCGGAAATTAATCGCGAACTGGTAAAAAATGCGCGTCTTATCGCCAACCCCGGCTGTTATCCTACTGCGGTACAACTTGGTTTCTTGCCGCTGATAGAAGCCGGCATCATTGATGTCAACCACCTCATCGCTGATGTCAAATCAGGCGTTTCCGGTGCGGGACGTAAAGCCGAAATTCATACCCTGCTCGCAGAAGCATCTGATAACTTCAAAGCTTACGGCGTTCCGGGGCACCGCCATTTGCCCGAGATAAAGCAAGGGCTTTCCAATATTGCCCAGAAGCCAGTTAACCTAACATTTGTTCCGCATTTGGTACCGATGATTCGCGGCATCCATGCCACGCTCTATGCCAAACTAATCCAGCAGGTTGACTTGCAAGCCTTGTACGAGAAACGCTACCAGAATGAGGCTTTTGTTGATGTGCTACCTGCCGGGAAGCACCCGGAAACCCGCTCTGTACGTGGTTCAAATATTTGTCGCATCGCCGTTCATCAACCGCAAAATAGCGACACAGTTGTGGTACTATCGGTAACCGATAATTTGGTCAAAGGCGCAGCAGGGCAGGCCATACAAAACATGAATATCATGTTTGACCTGCCTGAAACACTGGGGATTAATCAGGTACCGCTGTTACCTTGA
- the rpsI gene encoding 30S ribosomal protein S9, whose translation MATQYNYGTGRRKSAVARVFIKPGKGAIVINNKPIDDYFSRKTGRMIVRQPLELTDNASSFDIMVNIHGGGESGQAGAVRHGITRALIDYDATLKPVLSKAGLVTRDAREVERKKVGLRKARRRKQFSKR comes from the coding sequence ATGGCCACTCAATATAATTACGGTACCGGACGACGTAAAAGTGCTGTTGCACGCGTTTTTATCAAACCTGGTAAAGGCGCAATTGTCATTAATAATAAACCCATTGATGATTATTTCTCCCGCAAGACAGGTCGCATGATTGTAAGACAACCTTTGGAATTAACTGATAATGCCAGTTCATTTGATATTATGGTGAATATTCATGGAGGCGGGGAATCAGGTCAAGCGGGCGCGGTTCGCCATGGTATTACTCGCGCACTGATTGATTATGATGCGACACTTAAGCCTGTCCTAAGTAAAGCAGGTTTGGTAACCCGTGATGCACGTGAAGTAGAAAGAAAGAAAGTTGGTTTACGTAAGGCACGGCGGCGTAAACAATTCTCAAAACGATGA
- the rplM gene encoding 50S ribosomal protein L13, whose product MKTFSAKPHEVNHDWFVIDATNKILGRLASQIAHRLRGKHKPIYTPHVDTGDYIIVVNIDKMKVTGNKLEDKIYYRHTGYPGGIYATPLGKMHARFPARPLEKAVKGMLPKGPLGYAMLKKLKVYAGDTHPHAAQQPKPLEVRA is encoded by the coding sequence GTGAAAACATTTTCGGCCAAACCACACGAAGTGAACCATGACTGGTTCGTCATTGATGCAACCAATAAAATATTAGGGCGTCTTGCTTCGCAGATTGCTCATCGCCTGCGTGGCAAGCATAAACCAATCTATACACCGCATGTTGACACCGGTGATTACATCATTGTGGTCAATATCGACAAAATGAAAGTTACCGGTAACAAGCTGGAAGATAAAATCTACTATCGTCACACCGGCTATCCGGGCGGTATTTATGCAACCCCTCTGGGCAAAATGCACGCGCGTTTTCCCGCACGCCCACTTGAAAAAGCTGTCAAAGGAATGTTGCCGAAAGGTCCTTTGGGATATGCGATGTTAAAGAAACTCAAAGTTTATGCTGGTGATACTCACCCACATGCCGCTCAACAACCCAAACCACTTGAAGTTAGAGCTTAA
- a CDS encoding glutamine--tRNA ligase/YqeY domain fusion protein translates to MKEKSETNLHIESTPSNFIRNIIEEDNRSGKWNGRVETRFPPEPNGYLHIGHAKSICLNFGIARDYGGVCHLRFDDTNPEKEAQEYVDSICDSVSWLGFDWGQHLYYSSDYFNQLYQFAEYLIDCGKAYVESLSADEIRELRGTLTHPGKNSPFRDRPIAESLDLFRRMKTGEFPDGQYVLRAKIDMASPNINMRDPVIYRIRHVHHQRTGNQWCIYPMYDYTHCISDALERITHSLCTLEFEDHRPLYDWVLDQLGDKVPCHPQQIEFARLNLTYTVMSKRKLIELVENKLVDGWDDPRLSTLAGVRRRGFTPRAIRLFAERIGISKADSWIDMGVLEDCLREDLNENAPRRIAVLKPVKLIIDNYPENLQEDCFAPNHPQKPEWGKRIIPFSKILYIERDDFMEVPTKGYFRLAPGVEVRLRYAFIVKCVQVDKNAQGDIEAIHCTYDPDTKSGTPGAESRKVKGNIHWLSVKYALAAEIRLYDRLFTDPYPDSGGKDYKTSLNSNSKQIIAAYVEPSLCEAKPEQSFQFERNGYFIADRMDMRSDKPVFNRAVTLRDSWGKLTDK, encoded by the coding sequence TTGAAAGAGAAATCTGAAACCAATTTGCACATTGAATCAACGCCCTCCAATTTTATTCGTAATATCATAGAAGAAGATAATCGTTCCGGCAAATGGAATGGACGTGTAGAAACGCGCTTTCCGCCCGAGCCGAATGGTTACTTGCACATTGGCCATGCCAAGAGTATTTGTTTGAATTTTGGCATTGCGCGCGACTATGGTGGTGTTTGTCATTTGCGTTTTGACGACACCAATCCGGAAAAAGAAGCGCAGGAGTACGTCGATTCGATTTGTGACAGTGTTTCCTGGTTGGGTTTTGATTGGGGTCAACATCTTTATTATTCTTCAGATTATTTCAATCAGTTATATCAGTTCGCCGAATATTTGATCGATTGTGGAAAAGCTTATGTGGAAAGTCTCTCTGCTGATGAAATACGTGAATTGCGTGGCACATTGACTCATCCCGGTAAAAATAGTCCTTTTCGTGATCGTCCGATTGCAGAAAGTCTGGATTTGTTTCGGCGGATGAAAACAGGAGAATTTCCTGACGGACAGTATGTATTGAGAGCTAAAATTGACATGGCCTCACCCAACATCAATATGCGCGATCCGGTGATCTACCGTATTCGTCACGTACATCATCAACGCACTGGCAATCAATGGTGCATTTATCCAATGTATGACTATACACACTGCATTTCCGACGCACTGGAAAGAATTACGCACTCATTGTGTACACTCGAATTTGAAGACCACCGGCCATTATATGATTGGGTGCTGGATCAACTGGGTGATAAAGTGCCATGTCATCCCCAGCAGATTGAATTTGCTCGCCTCAATTTGACGTATACGGTAATGAGTAAGCGCAAGTTGATCGAGTTGGTGGAAAACAAGCTGGTTGACGGTTGGGACGATCCCCGGTTAAGCACGCTTGCCGGGGTGCGCCGCCGAGGATTTACGCCACGTGCTATTCGGTTGTTTGCCGAGCGTATTGGTATCAGTAAGGCCGATTCCTGGATAGATATGGGGGTGCTGGAAGATTGTCTGCGTGAAGATCTGAATGAAAATGCACCGCGTCGCATCGCCGTTCTTAAGCCAGTCAAGTTGATTATTGATAATTACCCGGAGAATTTGCAAGAAGATTGCTTTGCGCCCAATCATCCGCAAAAGCCGGAATGGGGAAAACGTATCATTCCATTTTCTAAGATTTTGTATATTGAGCGCGATGACTTCATGGAAGTGCCGACTAAAGGGTATTTTCGCCTTGCGCCTGGCGTTGAAGTACGATTGCGTTATGCTTTTATCGTCAAGTGCGTACAAGTGGATAAAAATGCACAAGGTGATATTGAAGCCATCCATTGTACCTACGATCCGGATACCAAAAGTGGAACTCCTGGTGCAGAAAGCCGCAAGGTTAAAGGCAATATTCACTGGCTTTCAGTAAAATACGCGCTGGCAGCAGAAATACGGCTTTATGATCGTTTGTTCACCGATCCATACCCGGATAGTGGTGGCAAGGATTATAAAACTTCATTGAATTCAAATTCGAAGCAAATCATTGCCGCGTATGTAGAGCCATCGCTATGTGAAGCGAAGCCTGAACAAAGCTTTCAATTTGAGCGTAATGGCTATTTTATTGCTGATCGAATGGATATGAGATCGGATAAGCCGGTGTTTAACCGAGCTGTAACTTTACGGGATTCGTGGGGAAAATTGACAGATAAGTGA